In the genome of Pigmentiphaga litoralis, one region contains:
- the fliI gene encoding flagellar protein export ATPase FliI, which produces MPDAAIRLGRFLSACQTRVERASPLAVHGRLTRVAGLVMEAVGLKLAVGSTCLIYQNDVLAAEAEVVGFNGERVFLMPSTEVHGLTAGALVMPLEVARHAPVYAGEGEPFPNDDDMPEERTKHLPVGEALLGRVVDGAGRPLDRLGPIQSSHRAPLAARSINPIERQPIERPLDVGVRAINAMLTVGRGQRMGLFAGSGVGKSVLLGMMARFTEADVTVVGLIGERGREVKEFIDHILGAEGLKRSVVVAAPADAAPLMRLQGAAYATVLAEHFRDEGKNVLLIMDSLTRYAMAQREIALAIGEPPATKGYPPSVFAKLPALVERAGNGTHGKGSITAFYTVLTEGDDQQDPIADSARAILDGHIVLDRALADTGHYPAIDIEQSISRAMHNIVDARQQQGARTIKKLFSRYQRSRDLIQVGAYIPGSDPELDRAIAAHGTISQFLQQGIQAQAPYPDSCAELALIADQFGGQA; this is translated from the coding sequence ATGCCTGACGCCGCCATTCGCCTTGGCCGTTTCCTGTCCGCCTGCCAGACGCGGGTGGAACGCGCGAGCCCGCTCGCCGTGCATGGACGGCTGACGCGGGTTGCCGGCCTGGTGATGGAAGCCGTCGGCCTGAAGCTGGCCGTCGGCAGCACCTGCCTGATTTACCAGAACGACGTGCTGGCGGCCGAGGCCGAAGTGGTGGGATTCAACGGCGAGCGGGTGTTTTTGATGCCGTCGACCGAAGTGCACGGCCTGACCGCAGGCGCCCTGGTGATGCCATTGGAAGTGGCGCGGCACGCCCCGGTGTACGCGGGGGAAGGCGAGCCGTTTCCGAACGACGACGACATGCCCGAAGAACGGACCAAGCACCTGCCCGTGGGCGAAGCGCTGCTGGGCCGGGTGGTCGATGGCGCCGGGCGTCCGCTGGACCGGCTGGGCCCGATCCAGTCGTCGCATCGCGCGCCGCTGGCGGCCCGATCGATCAACCCCATCGAGCGTCAGCCGATCGAACGGCCGCTGGATGTGGGCGTGCGCGCGATCAACGCGATGCTGACGGTGGGCCGCGGCCAGCGGATGGGCCTGTTTGCCGGGTCCGGTGTCGGCAAGAGCGTGCTGCTGGGCATGATGGCGCGGTTTACCGAAGCCGACGTGACGGTGGTGGGCCTGATCGGCGAACGGGGCCGCGAGGTCAAGGAATTCATCGACCACATTCTTGGCGCGGAAGGCCTGAAGCGGTCGGTAGTGGTGGCCGCGCCGGCCGATGCCGCGCCGCTGATGCGCCTGCAGGGCGCCGCCTACGCCACGGTGCTGGCCGAACACTTTCGCGACGAAGGCAAGAATGTCCTTCTGATCATGGATTCGCTGACCCGCTACGCAATGGCCCAGCGCGAGATCGCGCTGGCCATCGGCGAGCCGCCAGCCACCAAGGGCTATCCGCCGTCGGTGTTCGCCAAGCTGCCCGCGCTGGTGGAACGCGCCGGCAACGGCACCCACGGCAAGGGATCGATCACGGCGTTCTACACGGTGCTGACCGAGGGCGATGACCAGCAGGATCCGATCGCCGATTCGGCGCGCGCCATTCTGGACGGCCACATCGTGCTGGACCGCGCGCTGGCCGACACGGGCCACTACCCCGCCATCGATATCGAGCAGTCGATTTCGCGGGCCATGCACAACATCGTCGACGCGCGCCAGCAACAAGGCGCACGCACCATCAAGAAGTTGTTTTCGCGGTACCAGCGTTCGCGCGACCTGATCCAGGTGGGCGCCTACATCCCGGGCAGCGACCCGGAGCTAGACCGTGCGATCGCCGCGCACGGCACCATCAGTCAATTTTTGCAGCAAGGGATCCAGGCGCAAGCGCCCTACCCCGACAGCTGCGCGGAACTCGCCCTGATCGCCGACCAGTTCGGCGGCCAGGCCTGA
- a CDS encoding flagellar assembly protein FliH, producing MSDRLLHRGRILSADEGEDLPVWKLKAFPAGSEGQYRRRPQTLAEKIAAEQLASNSLAARSRPVEPLRPVAAAPAPAAKPKPAVDPAEVERIRKEAFDEGYAAGYDSGASAAHDETERLRILADSAGAVFETFEHTLAPALLELTMAVARQVVRRELSTDSNVVLSVVRDAFAQLTGGETGKQLLLNPNDIQLVRAHLGEELTLGQWKLVEDSRIDPGGCRISTQQSAVDGTVETRWKRVVATLGSRARWVTDADGKDDDEDAGDA from the coding sequence ATGTCTGACCGGCTGCTGCATCGCGGGCGCATCCTGTCGGCCGACGAAGGCGAGGACCTGCCCGTCTGGAAATTGAAGGCCTTCCCGGCGGGTTCGGAGGGTCAGTATCGACGCCGTCCGCAAACCCTGGCCGAGAAGATCGCGGCCGAACAATTGGCGTCCAACTCTCTGGCGGCGCGGTCGCGTCCGGTCGAACCCTTGCGGCCCGTCGCCGCGGCGCCTGCGCCGGCCGCCAAGCCCAAACCCGCGGTCGACCCAGCCGAAGTCGAACGGATCCGGAAAGAAGCGTTCGACGAAGGCTACGCCGCGGGCTACGACAGTGGCGCGTCGGCCGCGCACGACGAAACCGAGCGGTTGCGCATCCTGGCGGACAGCGCGGGCGCCGTATTCGAAACGTTCGAGCACACGCTGGCCCCGGCCCTGCTGGAACTGACCATGGCAGTGGCGCGGCAGGTGGTGCGACGCGAACTGAGCACGGACAGCAACGTGGTGCTGTCCGTGGTGCGCGACGCCTTTGCGCAACTGACCGGCGGCGAAACGGGCAAGCAGCTGCTGCTCAATCCCAACGATATCCAGCTGGTCCGCGCGCACCTGGGCGAAGAACTGACGTTGGGTCAATGGAAGCTGGTCGAAGACAGCCGGATCGATCCAGGGGGTTGCCGTATTTCGACCCAGCAATCGGCAGTCGATGGCACGGTCGAAACGCGCTGGAAGCGTGTGGTCGCCACGCTGGGATCCCGCGCGCGCTGGGTGACCGACGCCGACGGAAAAGACGACGACGAGGATGCGGGCGATGCCTGA
- the fliG gene encoding flagellar motor switch protein FliG gives MLTPSSSVDQGVTDGAILLLSLGEEEAAAVLKYLAPREVQKLGTAMAGMQGIAREDMDSVLARFEEDISDHTGIGTDSDAYLRNVLTRALGTDKAGFLLDRILHTGDTSGIESLKWMDPTGVAELIRHEHPQIIASILVHLEPDQSAAVLNNLTERVRSDVLLRIATLDGIQPAALRELNDVLLKMLSGNEQIKRRKLGGIKTAADILNYVGTTNENQIIASVRSVDTELAQRIIDEMFTFDNLLEADDRGMQMLLREVTPDALVMALKGASNELRDKIFRCMPTRAAQQLRDDLETRGPARISEVEAQQKEILKVARRLAESGDLVIDGVGEEQYV, from the coding sequence ATGCTGACCCCCTCCTCCAGTGTCGATCAAGGTGTGACCGACGGCGCCATCCTGCTGCTCTCGCTGGGCGAAGAGGAAGCCGCGGCCGTGCTGAAGTACCTTGCGCCGCGTGAGGTGCAGAAGCTCGGCACGGCCATGGCCGGCATGCAGGGCATTGCGCGCGAAGACATGGATTCGGTGCTGGCCCGTTTTGAAGAAGACATCAGCGACCACACCGGCATCGGCACGGATTCCGATGCCTACCTGCGCAACGTGCTGACACGCGCGCTGGGTACGGACAAGGCCGGTTTCCTGCTGGATCGCATTCTGCACACCGGCGATACGTCGGGCATCGAAAGCCTGAAGTGGATGGACCCGACCGGGGTGGCCGAACTGATCCGCCACGAACATCCGCAGATCATTGCGTCGATCCTGGTGCATCTGGAGCCTGACCAGTCGGCGGCGGTGCTGAACAACCTCACTGAACGGGTGCGGTCGGACGTGCTGCTTCGGATTGCAACGCTGGACGGCATTCAGCCGGCGGCCCTGCGCGAGCTGAACGACGTGCTGCTCAAGATGCTGTCGGGCAACGAACAGATCAAGCGCCGCAAGCTTGGCGGCATCAAGACCGCGGCTGACATCCTGAACTACGTCGGCACGACGAACGAAAATCAGATCATTGCGTCGGTGCGCTCGGTGGATACCGAACTTGCCCAGCGCATCATCGACGAGATGTTCACCTTCGACAATCTGCTCGAAGCCGACGATCGCGGCATGCAGATGCTGCTGCGCGAAGTCACGCCGGACGCGCTGGTCATGGCGCTCAAGGGCGCCAGCAACGAACTGCGCGACAAGATCTTCCGCTGCATGCCCACGCGCGCCGCGCAGCAATTGCGGGACGACCTGGAAACGCGCGGCCCTGCCCGCATTTCGGAAGTCGAAGCGCAGCAGAAGGAAATCCTCAAGGTGGCGCGCCGCCTGGCGGAGTCCGGCGACCTGGTCATCGATGGCGTAGGCGAGGAACAGTATGTCTGA
- the fliF gene encoding flagellar basal-body MS-ring/collar protein FliF, which yields MADALDPSLNAPSPARTNPFQEALGRLSNRNRLALLIGIPLLIAIVAATLLWTREPAYRVLFSGLSDQDGGAILTALQAQKIPYKMTDNGSAIMVPPERVHEIRLGLASQGLPRAGNVGFELMDNSRMGLTQFQEQVNYQRALEGELSRSIQSLGSVKSARVHLAIPKPSIFIREQNRPTASVLVQMYPGRLLERAQVAGIVHLVASSVPEMATSAVSVVDQTGALLSSGEMTGSGLDSSQMEYLRAMEQQYTRRIADLLTPIVGGQNVRAQVAIDLDFSRAEQTDEIYKPNTDATQAAIRSRQSSESHDPVPVANGGVPGSLSNTPPGVATAPITGNAATNPTATPARPNAPVPESVKRADTTNYEVDKTVRYVREPVGRVRRISTAVVVNHRSSTVNGAVVNTALTPEELAQIKALVNDAVGFSPDRRDSVSVINIPFNENALEKPEEVAFWQQSEVIGLAREIAIGLIVAIAVLYLILGVIRPAVRQMTAPPPPPEPVVPNYGLNLPPEAGVAGEVEAAEDPLERVRRFARDNPQVVANVIRQWVNDPQSAP from the coding sequence ATGGCAGACGCTCTCGATCCCTCTCTCAACGCGCCTTCGCCGGCACGGACGAACCCATTCCAGGAGGCTCTGGGCCGCCTGTCGAATCGCAACCGGCTGGCACTGCTGATCGGGATCCCGTTGCTGATCGCGATCGTTGCCGCGACTTTGCTGTGGACGCGTGAACCCGCCTACCGCGTGCTGTTCAGCGGTCTGTCCGACCAGGACGGCGGCGCCATCCTGACGGCGCTGCAGGCCCAGAAGATCCCGTACAAGATGACCGACAACGGCAGCGCCATCATGGTGCCGCCGGAACGCGTGCATGAAATTCGTCTTGGCCTGGCGTCGCAAGGACTGCCGCGCGCCGGCAACGTCGGTTTCGAATTGATGGACAACAGCCGGATGGGGCTGACGCAGTTCCAGGAACAGGTGAACTACCAGCGCGCGCTGGAAGGCGAGCTGTCGCGATCGATCCAGAGCCTGGGATCGGTCAAGTCGGCGCGGGTGCATCTGGCGATTCCGAAGCCCAGCATCTTCATCCGTGAACAGAACCGTCCGACGGCGTCCGTGCTCGTGCAGATGTATCCGGGCCGCCTGCTCGAACGTGCCCAGGTGGCCGGCATCGTGCACCTGGTGGCCTCGTCGGTCCCGGAAATGGCGACCAGTGCCGTCAGCGTGGTGGATCAGACAGGCGCCCTGCTGTCGTCGGGCGAAATGACGGGGTCGGGCCTGGATTCCAGCCAGATGGAATACCTGCGTGCGATGGAGCAGCAATACACCCGCCGCATCGCCGACCTGCTGACGCCGATTGTTGGCGGGCAGAACGTGCGCGCCCAGGTCGCCATCGACCTCGACTTCAGCCGTGCCGAACAGACCGACGAAATCTACAAGCCCAATACCGATGCGACGCAGGCAGCCATCCGCAGCCGGCAGTCTTCCGAATCGCATGATCCGGTGCCGGTCGCGAACGGCGGTGTACCGGGTTCGCTGTCCAATACGCCGCCAGGCGTTGCCACGGCGCCGATCACGGGCAACGCCGCCACCAACCCGACCGCGACGCCCGCACGTCCCAATGCGCCGGTGCCGGAAAGCGTCAAGCGCGCCGACACCACCAACTACGAAGTCGACAAGACCGTGCGCTATGTGCGGGAGCCGGTTGGCCGCGTGCGTCGCATCTCGACCGCCGTCGTGGTCAACCACCGTAGCAGCACGGTCAATGGCGCCGTGGTGAACACGGCCCTGACGCCCGAAGAACTCGCCCAGATCAAGGCGCTGGTCAATGACGCGGTCGGCTTCAGTCCTGACCGGCGCGATTCGGTGTCGGTCATCAACATTCCGTTCAACGAGAACGCGCTGGAAAAGCCGGAAGAAGTGGCGTTCTGGCAGCAGTCCGAAGTGATCGGCCTGGCGCGCGAGATTGCCATCGGGCTGATCGTGGCGATCGCCGTGCTGTACCTGATTCTGGGTGTGATCCGGCCGGCCGTCCGCCAGATGACCGCGCCGCCCCCGCCGCCCGAACCCGTCGTTCCCAATTACGGTTTGAATCTGCCGCCGGAAGCCGGCGTGGCGGGCGAAGTCGAAGCAGCCGAAGATCCGCTTGAACGTGTGCGGCGCTTTGCCCGCGACAACCCGCAAGTGGTCGCCAATGTCATCCGCCAGTGGGTGAACGACCCGCAGTCGGCACCTTGA
- the fliE gene encoding flagellar hook-basal body complex protein FliE, producing the protein MDRIQNVLSSTLAASEGASTGMARAAQMLGRPEALIGGGAAEGPAPSFSNILSSAIQSVNSAQNQSKVLQRGYQMGDPEVGLEQTMIAMNKASLSFQMLTQARNKVVQAYTDVMNMPV; encoded by the coding sequence ATGGACCGCATCCAGAACGTCTTGTCTTCCACGCTGGCCGCATCGGAAGGCGCGTCCACCGGCATGGCGCGGGCCGCGCAGATGCTCGGACGCCCCGAAGCACTGATTGGCGGCGGCGCAGCGGAAGGTCCCGCGCCCAGCTTCTCCAACATCCTGTCCAGTGCGATCCAGTCGGTGAATTCCGCACAGAACCAATCCAAAGTGTTGCAACGGGGCTACCAGATGGGCGACCCGGAAGTGGGCCTCGAGCAGACGATGATCGCCATGAACAAGGCGAGCCTGTCGTTCCAGATGCTGACCCAGGCTCGCAACAAGGTGGTGCAGGCGTATACCGACGTCATGAACATGCCGGTGTAA
- a CDS encoding glutathione S-transferase family protein — MTSLAATAVAPSPHDCVGGVTLYRYRLSGHSHRVQLFLSLLDIPCRSVDIDLFKREHRQPDFLALNPFGQVPVLIDDGVVLTDSNAILVYLASRYVPGTPWYPGDAITRSRIQRWLSVAAGPLVSGPALARRIRVYKLDQDPTAAIDAAHGLLAVLETQLSAWPYLAGDSVSIADIALYTYVAHAPEGGVMLEGYPAVVAWLRQIEALPGFVAMGRLERE; from the coding sequence ATGACTTCCCTGGCAGCGACGGCTGTTGCTCCGTCCCCACACGACTGTGTGGGTGGCGTCACGCTGTACCGCTATCGGCTGTCCGGGCACTCGCACCGCGTCCAGTTATTCCTGTCGCTGCTGGATATTCCTTGTCGCTCCGTCGACATCGATCTGTTCAAACGCGAACATCGGCAGCCCGACTTCCTTGCCCTGAATCCCTTCGGGCAGGTGCCGGTACTGATTGACGACGGGGTGGTCCTGACCGACTCCAACGCGATCCTGGTGTACCTGGCCAGCCGTTATGTGCCGGGAACGCCGTGGTATCCGGGCGACGCCATCACCCGGAGCCGCATCCAGCGCTGGCTGTCCGTGGCAGCGGGTCCACTGGTGTCGGGGCCGGCACTCGCCAGGCGGATCCGGGTCTATAAGCTCGATCAGGACCCGACCGCCGCGATCGATGCCGCCCACGGATTGCTGGCGGTGCTGGAAACGCAATTAAGCGCGTGGCCGTATCTCGCAGGCGACAGCGTCAGCATCGCCGACATCGCGTTATATACCTACGTGGCCCATGCGCCCGAGGGCGGCGTGATGCTGGAGGGCTATCCCGCCGTTGTCGCGTGGCTGCGACAGATCGAGGCCTTGCCCGGGTTCGTGGCAATGGGACGCCTGGAACGGGAATAG
- a CDS encoding EscU/YscU/HrcU family type III secretion system export apparatus switch protein, which translates to MSVPHETSHGLGNGPPLEGDNTADPKRHLAVALRYERERKTPVVVAKGSGLVADAILKQARDAGVFVHSSRELIDLLMKVDLDARIPPSLYVAVAEVLAWVYRQDERAGARVAGDLPVGSPVAGLGNPVAGTGSPGRGSAGTGSAVSAPGVNPTGASANRR; encoded by the coding sequence ATGAGTGTTCCCCACGAAACCTCGCACGGCCTGGGTAACGGCCCGCCCCTTGAGGGCGACAACACGGCCGATCCGAAACGCCACCTGGCGGTCGCGCTGCGATATGAACGCGAACGCAAGACGCCGGTCGTGGTGGCCAAGGGCAGCGGGCTGGTGGCCGATGCCATCCTGAAGCAGGCTCGCGATGCCGGCGTATTCGTGCACAGCTCTCGCGAATTGATCGATCTGCTCATGAAAGTGGATCTGGACGCACGTATCCCTCCGTCCTTGTATGTGGCGGTGGCGGAAGTCCTGGCGTGGGTCTATCGGCAGGATGAGCGGGCGGGTGCGCGGGTGGCGGGTGACCTGCCAGTGGGGAGTCCGGTGGCCGGCCTGGGAAATCCGGTGGCCGGCACGGGCAGCCCCGGCAGGGGCAGCGCAGGCACGGGCAGCGCAGTCAGTGCGCCAGGCGTGAACCCGACGGGGGCATCGGCGAATCGCCGCTGA
- the fliK gene encoding flagellar hook-length control protein FliK, which translates to MVTDARNARPVSPVTSVQSWERYREDAREAILAKLASGPGGKGSPVDVSSGRTPPPSQPAGLVRATVLQANSESEALVDIGGKSYLINTRQALAEGANVILRLLDSREFAQGGPATTRVRAGAQTADAAATGAAGDIADAPDIDPVTGIRRVGIAPVALPALAELKTASSEVNVQLSGSARLLSALASSPDSPQRLVPLAPLALDGQTDTTASAQKIQHAVEHSGLFYESHLQEWQEGRRSLDALRAEPQAALSPGVPAKPDAAGKTTDMAPLPSTPEQSAAKGLQAALGAIPADVRPIVQDQIALLETGRMGLLGSWEGRPFSLEIEPDDNGPRSDDIPLSWRVKIQIDAPNLGKLELDVALAGTQANVTVRPDGKTTKGQALRDLQAALTSTSAELQTSLDARGLQMTGLSVAPATRSTADRS; encoded by the coding sequence GTGGTAACTGACGCGCGCAATGCACGGCCGGTCAGTCCTGTCACGTCGGTCCAATCGTGGGAACGGTATCGCGAGGACGCCCGTGAGGCGATCCTGGCCAAGCTGGCCAGCGGCCCCGGCGGCAAAGGCAGCCCGGTTGATGTGTCATCGGGCCGGACACCTCCGCCCTCTCAACCAGCGGGGTTGGTGCGCGCGACGGTGCTACAGGCCAACAGCGAGTCCGAAGCACTGGTCGATATCGGCGGCAAGTCGTACCTGATCAATACGCGCCAGGCGCTCGCCGAGGGTGCAAACGTCATTTTGCGGCTGCTCGATTCCCGTGAGTTTGCCCAGGGTGGTCCGGCCACGACGCGGGTGCGTGCCGGCGCTCAGACTGCGGATGCCGCCGCAACCGGCGCTGCTGGCGATATCGCGGACGCGCCCGATATCGATCCGGTCACCGGTATTCGCCGGGTAGGTATCGCTCCCGTGGCGTTGCCGGCATTGGCCGAACTGAAGACGGCGTCGAGTGAGGTCAACGTCCAGTTGAGCGGATCGGCGCGTTTGCTGTCTGCCCTGGCCTCGTCTCCCGACAGTCCGCAACGCCTTGTGCCCTTGGCGCCCCTGGCGCTCGACGGGCAGACGGACACCACGGCGTCTGCGCAAAAAATCCAGCACGCCGTCGAACATTCCGGACTGTTCTACGAATCCCATCTGCAGGAATGGCAGGAAGGCCGGCGGTCGCTGGATGCCTTGCGGGCCGAACCGCAGGCTGCGCTGTCGCCGGGCGTGCCCGCCAAGCCGGATGCCGCCGGAAAAACAACGGACATGGCGCCCCTGCCCTCCACGCCCGAACAAAGCGCCGCCAAGGGCCTGCAGGCCGCCTTGGGCGCGATTCCCGCCGATGTCCGGCCGATCGTCCAGGATCAGATTGCGCTGCTCGAAACCGGGCGCATGGGGCTGCTGGGTTCCTGGGAAGGACGACCGTTTTCCCTGGAAATCGAACCCGACGACAATGGGCCGCGGTCCGATGACATCCCGCTGTCCTGGCGGGTCAAGATCCAGATCGACGCGCCGAATCTGGGCAAGCTCGAGCTCGACGTGGCGCTGGCAGGCACGCAGGCGAATGTGACCGTCCGGCCCGATGGCAAGACCACCAAGGGCCAGGCACTGCGGGATCTGCAGGCGGCATTGACGTCGACGTCGGCCGAACTGCAAACGTCGTTGGACGCCCGCGGCTTGCAGATGACCGGCCTGAGTGTGGCGCCGGCGACACGATCAACGGCGGATCGGTCATGA
- a CDS encoding flagellar protein FliT, with protein sequence MLDAAERGDWDAVTAGEQSCGRLIDFLKHASLVPIDEAERLECMRLVRKVLADDAAIRGLAQPRLAELDRILRPTPGRMRTHSFR encoded by the coding sequence ATGCTGGACGCCGCCGAGCGCGGCGACTGGGACGCCGTGACGGCGGGCGAGCAGTCGTGCGGGCGCTTGATCGACTTTCTCAAGCACGCCAGTCTGGTCCCGATCGACGAGGCCGAACGGCTCGAATGCATGCGCCTGGTGCGCAAGGTGCTGGCGGACGACGCAGCCATTCGCGGACTGGCGCAGCCGCGTCTGGCAGAACTGGATAGAATCCTCAGACCGACACCTGGACGGATGCGCACGCATTCCTTCCGCTGA
- the fliS gene encoding flagellar export chaperone FliS: MSGFANFGARAYASVGVETGVSVSTPHELILMLYDGALESLRLAIGCITANDPIGRAKAVSRAARIIDEGLRASLDHKSGGDIALQLDRLYDYMCRRILQGSTDNDAAPLEEIAEMIDGLRSSWLAIEPGAHAAA; the protein is encoded by the coding sequence TTGTCGGGATTCGCAAATTTTGGCGCGCGGGCGTACGCCAGCGTCGGGGTCGAAACCGGGGTATCGGTATCCACGCCACACGAACTGATTCTGATGCTTTACGACGGGGCACTTGAATCCCTGCGTCTGGCGATTGGTTGCATCACGGCGAACGATCCTATTGGTCGCGCCAAGGCCGTCTCGCGCGCGGCCCGCATCATCGATGAAGGCCTGCGCGCCAGCCTGGACCACAAGTCTGGCGGCGACATCGCCCTTCAACTGGATCGCCTGTACGACTACATGTGCCGACGCATTCTGCAGGGCAGCACCGACAACGATGCCGCTCCACTGGAAGAAATTGCGGAAATGATCGACGGCTTGCGCAGCAGCTGGCTGGCTATCGAACCTGGCGCCCACGCGGCAGCGTAA
- the fliD gene encoding flagellar filament capping protein FliD, with protein sequence MATVGVNLGTGSGLPLETLVTNLMNAEAVPLTKLQAKEAATTSKVSALGQLSGSLTSVREALLKLTDTNFNSGTATVSEKDIATVTATNKAAKGSVSLEVLQLAQQEKAVSGSLTSADAKVTTGQLSFTFGKVANGAFTADADLPTQTVTITSETNTLSGVRDAVNKAGIGITASLVNDGNGSRLVFSSSRTGAEKSFQIQGLPDGTTPADASLSMFDYNPSTAPTYTQGSAATGMARLQPAGDAKILLDGLAITKPDNIVSDAIDGLTLTLTKTGTTKVTVSQDLASVKTSVQGLVTAYNAFLNTSKQLSVNNPSPTKGTTSSSNGPLAGDSIVRDVTAKLREQLFAPVAGATGAYTSFGSLGVAFQKDGTLKLDAAMFDKAMAADPAGVANLFADTPNGAGSVGLSKRFVDAINTMVDKTGSIQTRVDGLGATTKILQAQQKSLEDRLVQIEAGYRTRFAALDKLVTGMQGTQNFLTQQLESLASMRNG encoded by the coding sequence ATGGCAACCGTAGGCGTCAATTTGGGGACCGGCTCTGGCCTGCCCCTCGAAACTCTCGTTACCAACCTGATGAACGCGGAGGCCGTTCCGCTCACCAAGCTGCAGGCGAAAGAGGCGGCGACCACCTCCAAGGTGTCCGCGCTCGGACAGCTCAGTGGATCGCTGACGTCGGTCCGTGAAGCCTTGCTCAAGCTGACCGACACCAACTTCAACAGCGGCACGGCGACCGTTTCCGAAAAGGACATCGCCACCGTCACGGCCACGAACAAGGCCGCCAAGGGTTCCGTATCACTCGAAGTCCTGCAACTGGCCCAACAGGAAAAAGCGGTCAGCGGCTCGCTGACATCGGCTGACGCCAAGGTGACGACGGGCCAATTGTCGTTCACGTTCGGCAAGGTCGCGAACGGCGCGTTCACCGCCGATGCCGACCTGCCCACCCAGACCGTCACCATCACCAGCGAGACCAATACCCTGTCAGGCGTGCGCGATGCGGTCAACAAGGCAGGCATCGGCATCACGGCCAGTCTGGTGAACGACGGGAATGGCTCCCGCCTGGTATTCAGCAGCAGCCGCACCGGCGCCGAAAAGTCTTTCCAGATCCAGGGTCTGCCAGACGGAACGACCCCGGCGGACGCGTCCTTGTCGATGTTCGACTACAACCCGAGCACGGCGCCTACCTATACGCAGGGTTCGGCCGCGACCGGGATGGCGCGGCTGCAGCCTGCCGGCGACGCCAAAATCCTTCTGGACGGTCTGGCCATCACCAAGCCAGACAACATCGTCAGTGATGCGATCGACGGACTGACCCTGACGTTGACCAAGACAGGCACCACCAAAGTGACGGTGTCGCAGGATCTGGCGAGCGTCAAGACATCGGTGCAAGGCTTGGTCACGGCGTACAACGCCTTTCTGAACACCTCCAAGCAACTGTCCGTCAACAACCCCAGCCCCACGAAGGGCACGACTTCATCATCCAACGGCCCGCTGGCCGGCGACAGCATCGTGCGCGATGTGACAGCCAAGCTGCGCGAGCAGCTTTTTGCGCCTGTCGCGGGGGCAACCGGTGCGTACACATCGTTCGGATCGCTTGGCGTGGCATTCCAGAAAGACGGCACGCTCAAGCTCGACGCCGCCATGTTCGACAAGGCCATGGCAGCCGACCCTGCGGGCGTGGCCAACCTGTTTGCCGATACCCCCAACGGAGCGGGGTCCGTCGGCCTGTCAAAACGGTTCGTTGACGCCATCAACACGATGGTCGACAAGACAGGATCCATTCAGACACGCGTGGACGGTCTCGGGGCCACGACCAAGATCCTTCAGGCTCAACAGAAATCACTCGAGGATCGCCTGGTGCAGATTGAAGCTGGCTATCGCACCCGTTTTGCCGCCCTGGACAAACTGGTCACGGGCATGCAGGGCACGCAGAACTTTCTGACCCAGCAGCTGGAATCCCTTGCATCCATGCGCAACGGCTGA
- a CDS encoding flagellar protein FlaG, which translates to MSINPVGYPVDNRIAGTSRPAAADPVVIQAANAAPDLGLPVTSQVPDVGQLQDAVDTFNQYIPMAANNLLFSIDEDNGTVVVKIVDTTTQDVIRQIPSVEALELSRSLDKLKGLLLQGKA; encoded by the coding sequence ATGAGCATCAATCCTGTTGGATACCCTGTCGATAATCGTATAGCCGGCACCAGCCGGCCTGCCGCGGCGGACCCGGTTGTCATCCAGGCGGCCAACGCGGCGCCCGATCTGGGACTGCCAGTGACATCGCAGGTGCCTGACGTCGGGCAGTTGCAAGACGCGGTAGATACCTTCAATCAGTACATCCCGATGGCTGCGAACAATCTGTTGTTTTCGATCGACGAAGACAACGGCACCGTCGTGGTCAAGATCGTGGACACCACTACACAAGACGTGATCCGTCAGATCCCGTCGGTCGAAGCACTGGAACTCAGCCGGTCGCTCGACAAGCTCAAGGGGCTGCTGCTCCAGGGCAAGGCTTGA